The Clostridium beijerinckii genomic sequence TTTAATGGAGGGGTATTTAAATGAAAACAAAACAAATATTATCAACAATTTTAGCTTCTACATTATTGGCTGGGACTATGGTTGGATGCGGAAGCTCATCGGGAGCAAGTTCGCAAAGTTCAAGTGATTCTGGAAGCGGAAAAACAATTAAAGTATATCAACTAAAGGTTGAAATTAATGATGCACTTCAAGAACTTGCTAAAAAATATGAAAAGGAAAAAGGCGTAAAAGTTGAAGTTACTTCAGTTGGTGGAGGTGCTGATTACGGTGCATCATTAAAGGCAGAATTTCAAAAAGGTACTGAGCCAGACATATTTATGATTCAAGGTGCTGGAGATTATGAAACTTGGAAACATAAAATTGATGATTTAAGCGATCAAGGTTGGGTTAAGAATGCTGTTAAAGGTACATTAGATACGGTGACTATTGATGGAAAAGTGTATGGAATGCCAGCAGCAACAGAAGGTTATGGATTATTATACAATAAAGATATTTTGGACAAGGCTGGTATCGATCCCAAGTCTCTAGATTCTTTTGACAAATTAAAAGCAGCGTTTGAAACACTAGATAGTAAAAAGGCAGAATTAGGTCTTGATAATGTTGTTTCTTATACAACAAAAGAATTTTGGGTTACCGGTAATCATACATTTAATATACCGTTAGCAACTCAAGATAATCCAGCTCAATTTACAAAGGATTATCTTGCAGGTAAAGCGGATATAGTTAATAATAAACAATTTAATGATTGGATGAACTTAGTTGAATTACTTTGTAAATATGGTGGAGGAAAAAGTCTAGATACTATAGATTATAGTACTCAAGTTGGTAACTTTGCACTTGGAAAAACTGCATTTTTACATCAAGGTAACTGGGTTGCTGGAGATTTACAAAAGCTAGAAGATCCAAATAAGAAGTTCCATATGGGATTTGCACCACTTGCAATTAATAATGATCCCAAAATGAGCGGGTCTATT encodes the following:
- a CDS encoding ABC transporter substrate-binding protein; translation: MKTKQILSTILASTLLAGTMVGCGSSSGASSQSSSDSGSGKTIKVYQLKVEINDALQELAKKYEKEKGVKVEVTSVGGGADYGASLKAEFQKGTEPDIFMIQGAGDYETWKHKIDDLSDQGWVKNAVKGTLDTVTIDGKVYGMPAATEGYGLLYNKDILDKAGIDPKSLDSFDKLKAAFETLDSKKAELGLDNVVSYTTKEFWVTGNHTFNIPLATQDNPAQFTKDYLAGKADIVNNKQFNDWMNLVELLCKYGGGKSLDTIDYSTQVGNFALGKTAFLHQGNWVAGDLQKLEDPNKKFHMGFAPLAINNDPKMSGSIPVGVPMYWVVNKDSKINKEAKEFLDWMVTSQTGQEALVKDMNMIPAFTNFTVESDNELNKSISEYNKEGKTLPWAFTNLPDGFNKNSLAPLFSKFINTDMGPQAKKDMLQGIQDATKAK